The Glycine soja cultivar W05 chromosome 6, ASM419377v2, whole genome shotgun sequence genome has a window encoding:
- the LOC114416136 gene encoding uncharacterized protein LOC114416136 produces the protein MASSNGNFPASMPVLKGKNYDDWCAQMKVIFRFQDVTEVVQEGVQEPDRNPTDAQKVAHRDLMKRDAKTLFIIHQCVDADNFQKIRSADTAKKAWDTLEKSYAGDSKLKKVKLQTLRRQYELLQMSDQESIGEFFSRILAITNQMNAYGDKQSDLGIIDKVLRTLTPRFDHIVVAIEQGQNLEEMKIEELQGILEAQEMRLNEKNLQRSVEQAMQA, from the coding sequence ATGGCTTCCTCGAATGGAAATTTTCCAGCATCCATGCCTGTTCTCAAAGGAAAGAACTATGATGATTGGTGTGCTCAGATGAAGGTAATCTTTCGATTTCAAGATGTGACAGAAGTGGTGCAAGAAGGGGTTCAAGAACCTGACAGAAACCCAACTGATGCACAGAAGGTGGCTCACCGTGATTTGATGAAAAGAGATGCAAAGACGTTGTTCATTATTCATCAGTGTGTAGATGCagataattttcagaaaattagatcTGCTGATACTGCAAAGAAGGCATGGGATACTCTAGAGAAATCCTATGCAGGGgatagcaaactcaagaaggtgaaGTTGCAGACCTTGAGGAGGCAGTATGAACTTCTACAGATGAGTGATCAAGAAAGCATTGGTGAGTTCTTTTCTCGAATCTTGgcaattacaaatcaaatgaatgCTTATGGTGACAAGCAATCAGACTTGGGGATCATTGACAAGGTATTAAGAACCTTGACACCAAGATTTGATCATATAGTGGTGGCAATTGAGCAAGGCCAGAATCTTGAAGAgatgaagattgaagaactgCAAGGAATTCTTGAAGCTCAAGAGATGAGGctcaatgaaaaaaatttacaaagatCAGTTGAGCAAGCTATGCAAGCCTAA